The Odocoileus virginianus isolate 20LAN1187 ecotype Illinois chromosome 3, Ovbor_1.2, whole genome shotgun sequence genome includes a window with the following:
- the LOC139031939 gene encoding short transient receptor potential channel 7-like, whose protein sequence is MLGSSTFKNMQRRHTTLREKGRRQAIRGPAYMFNEKGTSLTPEEERFLDSAEYGNIPVVRKMLEESKTLNFNCVDYMGQNALQLAVGNEHLEVTELLLKKENLARVGDALLLAISKGYVRIVEAILNHPAFAQGQRLTLSPLEQELRDDDFYAYDEDGTRFSHDITPIILAAHCQEYEILHILLLKGARIERPHDYFCKCSECTEKQRKDSFSHSRSRMNAYKGLASAAYLSLSSEDPVLTALELSNELARLANIETEFKAPGEEGNVLNLWQTQARWKSSPIR, encoded by the exons GTTGGGGAGCAGCACCTTCAAAAACATGCAGCGCCGGCACACGACACTGAGGGAAAAGGGCCGCCGCCAGGCCATCAGGGGTCCTGCCTACATGTTTAACGAGAAGGGCACGAGCCTGACGCCGGAGGAGGAGCGCTTCCTGGACTCGGCCGAGTATGGCAACATCCCGGTGGTCAGGAAAATGCTGGAGGAGTCCAAGACCCTCAACTTCAACTGCGTGGACTACATGGGGCAGAACGCGCTGCAGCTGGCCGTGGGCAACGAGCACCTGGAGGTCACGGAGCTGCTGCTCAAGAAGGAGAACCTGGCGCGGGTGGGGGACGCGCTGCTGCTGGCCATCAGCAAGGGCTACGTGCGCATCGTGGAGGCCATCCTCAACCACCCAGCCTTCGCGCAGGGCCAGCGCCTGACGCTCAGCCCGCTGGAGCAGGAGCTGCGAGACGACGACTTCTACGCTTACGACGAGGACGGCACGCGCTTTTCCCACGACATCACACCCATCATCCTGGCGGCTCACTGCCAGGAGTACGAGATCCTGCACATTCTGCTGCTCAAGGGCGCCCGCATCGAGCGGCCCCACGACTACTTCTGCAAGTGCAGCGAGTGCACGGAGAAGCAGCGGAAGGACTCCTTCAGCCACTCGCGCTCTCGCATGAACGCCTACAAGGGGCTGGCAAGCGCTGCGTACTTGTCCCTGTCCAGCGAAGACCCAGTCCTCACCGCCCTGGAGCTCAGCAACGAGCTAGCCAGACTAGCCAACATTGAAACTGAATTCAAG GctcctggggaggaagggaaCGTCCTCAACCTGTGGCAGACACAGGCCCGATGGAAAAGCAGCCCCATTAGGTGA